GCTGATGGAGCAGCACACCACTAGGGGATATACAGCGCCAAAAGCGGGATTCGTCCAATCTTGACGGCGTCTTGACGGCCTGGGAGCCGCATGTCACAGCCCGTCAGGCGGGGGCTTTCATCAGAGGAGGCCGCGCCGGTAGGCGCGGATCAGGCGGCGGGGAACCAGCAGCTCGCGGCCCGCCACCGTGATCGGGACCAGGTCGGGCCTGGCGGCCTTCCACTGGGCGCGGCGGTGACGGGTGTTGGCACGGGAGGTCTTCCGCTTGGGAACGGCCATGGCTACCAGCTCGCCTTCGTGATGCCGGGCAGCTCGCCGCGGTGCGCCATCTCCCTGAACCGCACCCGCGAGAGGCCGAACCTGCTCAGGTGCCCGCGCGGCCTGCCGTCCACGGAGTCGCGGTTGCGGATCCTGGTGGCGCTCGCGTCGCGCGGCTGGCGGGACAGCTCGCGAGCCGCCGCGACCCGCTGCTCGGGGTCGCCGGTGCGGATGAGCTCCTTGAGCTCGGCGCGGCGAACGGCGTGGCGGGCGACGACGGACTTCCTGCGCTCGTTGGCGGCGATCTTGCTCTTCTTGGCCATCAGACCCTCTCTCCTCTGGCGCGGATGCGGGCGACGGCCCGTTCCACACCGATCTTGTCCACGGTCCTGATCGCTCGGGCGCTCAGCGTGAGCCGGACGAACCGGTTCTCGCTGGGGAGCCAATAGCGATGGTGCTGGATGTTGGGGTTCCAGCGGCGCCGGGTGCGCCGGTGGGAGTGCGAGACGTTGTTGCCGAAGACCGGTTTGGTCCCGGTGAGCTGACACACGGCCGACATCAGATCCTCCTTCTCGGTTGACAGCGCATGCCATGATACCGATAACGATTTTCATTTTGCTTCGGAGGAACTCGTGCCGACACCCGTCGTCCTCGTCGCGGGCCTGCATGCGGGCGCCCGCGCCGCCGCCGTGGATCGACTGCTCCAGGAACATCAGGGGGCGGTCGCCCTCCACCACGACCTGCGCGCCGTCACCACCGGCCGGGTCAGCAGGCTCGTCCGCGACCGCTTCCGCGTGCTCGACCTGACCGAGATCCGCCTGGCCCACGGCTGCGTCACGTGCACCGTCCGCGAAGACCTGCTCCCCCAGCTCGTACGGCACGCCGCCACGGCCGCCCCGCTGATCGTCGACCTGTGGGACTCCGTCGAGCCCCGCTCGGTGGCCGAGGCGCTCGACCCCGAGCTGTTCGCCCTGACCTGCGTCCTGACCGCGCTGGACGCCGAGCACCTGCCGCACGACCTCAGCAGGGGCGAACCCCTCGCCAGGTCGGGCAGGCACGCGGCGGCGGGCGACGAGCGCCACCTGGCCGAGGTGCTGGCCCGCCAGATCGAGTACGGCACCGCGCTGTACCTGCACGGCTCCGACGAGGACGACGTCGAGCTCTCGACGGCCGTGCTCGGCCACCTGGCCCCGCACACCCCCGTCCTGCACGACGCGCTTCCCCCGGTGACCGGCGCGGCGCTGTGCCCGCAGGAGCTGGCCGACCGCGTCGACCCCGCCACCGCCCAGCTGCCCAGCGAGGCCACGACCGACGAGATCGTCACCGTCGTCTGGAACCGGCGCGGGCCGCTGCACCCCGGCCGCTTCTTCGACGCCGTGGACGAGCTGGTCACCGAGTCGGTCCGGTCGCGCGGCAGGTTCTGGCTGGCCACCAGGAGGGACCGGATGCTCGCCTGGGACGCGGTCGCGGGCGTGGTCTCGGTGGAGGACGCCGGGCCGTGGCTGGCCGCCCTTCCCGAGGCCGCGTGGGAGCTGACCTCGCCGGCCCGCCGTACGGCCGCCGCCCTCGACTGGGACCCGGTCTTCGGCGACCGCGTGCAGCACCTCGTCTTCACCGGGCCCGACCTCGACCGCGAGCGCTTCCACGCGCTGCTCGACTCGTGCCTGCTCACCCAGGGGGAGTCCGTCCCCTGTGACGATCCGTTCGCCCACGTCCTCGACCTGAGGGAGATCGCATGAAGCCGCGCCGTCCGCCGAGGAAGAAGAGCAACCCGCTGGAGCACGTCGGGTTCGTCGACTACAAGGACACCGACCTGCTGCGGAAGTTCATCTCGGACAGGGGGAAGATCCGCAGCAGGAGGGTGACGGGGGTGACGGTCCAGCAGCAGCGGCAGCTGGCCAGGGCGATCAAGAACGCCAGGGAGATGGCGCTGCTGCCGTACGCCACCAGGCAGCGGTCATGACTCCTCGAGATAGGGGTCGGTGACACCCTCGATCCTCGGCACCAGCGCCGCGTCGCAGCCGGTCAGCTCCGCGCCCGCCTGGTAGGCGCTCTCCAGGAAGCCGAGCACGGTGGCCACGGGGTCGTCACTCAGCCTGGCGTCGTCGTACTTCAGGATCGCGAGGTGGCTGCCTCTCGACGGAAACCAGACCGCCTGGTCGGGCCAGAGCGGGCGCGTGTCCAGGCCCTCGGGCTCGGGCGCGGTGTAGGAGTAGAACGCGGGCCACGGCCGCTCCTCGTCGCCGAACCAGAACCCAGCGCTGATCACCTCCCAGCTGTAGGCCTCCCTGGTGACGGAGTCGCTCTCGCGCGAGACGCTCACCACCCTGCCGGTGAAGCGCGTGACCGCGATGTCGAAGGTGTGCCAGAAGTGGTGGACGGGGCTGGTCTTCCCGGTGAAGTCGGCGGCGTAGCGCTCCAGCACCTGCCCGACCTGCGACAGGACCGTCCAGTAGCGGGTGACCAGCGCGGGGTCGTAGGCCGCGTGCTTGGTGTCCTGCGCGAACGGGGTGCGGTCCGTCAGGTCGTATGGCACCGCGAGGATCTCCACCCCTATCCCGAGATCGTCGAGAAGCTGGAAGAGGTTGGCGTAGAAGTCCGCCACCGACAGTCCGATCAGCGAGAACTCCGCGCAGCGCCCGTCCGCCTTGTCGACCACCAGCCGATGCCTGACCAGGTCGAAGTCGATGCTGAACGGCTCGGGCAGGCCCATGGGCCTGGTCGTCAGGCCACGCCCGGTGAGGTGGAAGGGCACGTTCCACCAGTGGTTGCGCCGCGTGCTGACGGCCAGCCGTACCTTCCCCACGATCTGCGCGAACCTGTGGACGGTGTCCTTGGTGTCGAGCCAGTCCTCGTAGGGAATGGCGGGAAACAGCTCCATGCGCCCATGCTGCCCCTCCGCCCACCACGGCGAACGTGGCTTTGGTGCTTTTTGTCGCAGGCCACGACAGAGCCAACCGACGCTAGGCCATACCCCTTGGCGCCCACCCCTGCCACGCCACTTTTCGCCCGATCAGGCATAGCGCAAGTCAAACCTCTACTCGCAAATCCCGACATACAGCGCTTTTGTCGTACGTAGGGGCATGAACGCGATGGGGGAGGGATTGGCATGTTGAAGAGAATCACCAGCGATCTCGCACTGCTCGTGGCCCGCATCGTGGTCGGCGTCATCTTCATGGCGCACGGGCTGCAGAAGTGGCAGGGCGGCCTGGAGAACACCACTGCCATGTTCTCGCAGCTCGGCGTGCCCAGCCCACAGCTGGCAGCCGTGTTCGCCACCGTCGTCGAGATCATCGGCGGGGCGATGCTCATCATCGGTCTGGGCGTACGGCTGGCGGCGGCGTTGCTGTTCGCCGACATGGTCGGCGCGGGGTATTTCGTCGAGAGCCGTGCCGGTGTCTTCAACAGCACGCCGAGGTGGGAACTCGTTGTCGCTCTCGCCGCCGCCTGCCTGCTGCTGATGGCGTTGGGGGGCGGCCGGATCAGCGTGGACGGCCTGCTGAACCGCGCCATGGCCAAGCGCAGGGACCGTCGCGAAACCGAGGCCGCGACAGCCGCGGCGGCGGCGGCGACCGCCGAGCCCCGAGGCTCCGTGATCGTCTCGCGTCCATCCGACGAGCCGGGCTCGGCCGCCTCCCAGCCCGACACCACCCAGCCCGAAACCACGCCGACGCTCGCCGACAGCACGACCACCGCACCACTCGCGGGCGCGACGGCCGTGAGCCCCCTCCCAGGCGACGCGGACGCCACCGGCACCGAACGAGCGGACAACGACTCGGACGCCGAACGTCCGCCCTCCGGCCCGCGCCCGGACCAGCACACCGAACCTCCGTCCACCGGCCGCCCACCCTCCGGCGAGGGGGCCTCTGACGCTGACACCGAGCGCAGGATCCCCGGCACGAGCGCCGAAGGCCCGGCCTCCGGCTCGAGGACCGGCCCCGCCGACGCCGACGCCGAGC
This window of the Nonomuraea africana genome carries:
- the rpmF gene encoding 50S ribosomal protein L32; protein product: MAVPKRKTSRANTRHRRAQWKAARPDLVPITVAGRELLVPRRLIRAYRRGLL
- the rpsN gene encoding 30S ribosomal protein S14 yields the protein MAKKSKIAANERRKSVVARHAVRRAELKELIRTGDPEQRVAAARELSRQPRDASATRIRNRDSVDGRPRGHLSRFGLSRVRFREMAHRGELPGITKASW
- the rpmB gene encoding 50S ribosomal protein L28; the protein is MSAVCQLTGTKPVFGNNVSHSHRRTRRRWNPNIQHHRYWLPSENRFVRLTLSARAIRTVDKIGVERAVARIRARGERV
- a CDS encoding CobW family GTP-binding protein, with translation MPTPVVLVAGLHAGARAAAVDRLLQEHQGAVALHHDLRAVTTGRVSRLVRDRFRVLDLTEIRLAHGCVTCTVREDLLPQLVRHAATAAPLIVDLWDSVEPRSVAEALDPELFALTCVLTALDAEHLPHDLSRGEPLARSGRHAAAGDERHLAEVLARQIEYGTALYLHGSDEDDVELSTAVLGHLAPHTPVLHDALPPVTGAALCPQELADRVDPATAQLPSEATTDEIVTVVWNRRGPLHPGRFFDAVDELVTESVRSRGRFWLATRRDRMLAWDAVAGVVSVEDAGPWLAALPEAAWELTSPARRTAAALDWDPVFGDRVQHLVFTGPDLDRERFHALLDSCLLTQGESVPCDDPFAHVLDLREIA
- the rpsR gene encoding 30S ribosomal protein S18, with product MKPRRPPRKKSNPLEHVGFVDYKDTDLLRKFISDRGKIRSRRVTGVTVQQQRQLARAIKNAREMALLPYATRQRS
- a CDS encoding DUF5996 family protein; this encodes MELFPAIPYEDWLDTKDTVHRFAQIVGKVRLAVSTRRNHWWNVPFHLTGRGLTTRPMGLPEPFSIDFDLVRHRLVVDKADGRCAEFSLIGLSVADFYANLFQLLDDLGIGVEILAVPYDLTDRTPFAQDTKHAAYDPALVTRYWTVLSQVGQVLERYAADFTGKTSPVHHFWHTFDIAVTRFTGRVVSVSRESDSVTREAYSWEVISAGFWFGDEERPWPAFYSYTAPEPEGLDTRPLWPDQAVWFPSRGSHLAILKYDDARLSDDPVATVLGFLESAYQAGAELTGCDAALVPRIEGVTDPYLEES
- a CDS encoding DoxX family membrane protein: MLKRITSDLALLVARIVVGVIFMAHGLQKWQGGLENTTAMFSQLGVPSPQLAAVFATVVEIIGGAMLIIGLGVRLAAALLFADMVGAGYFVESRAGVFNSTPRWELVVALAAACLLLMALGGGRISVDGLLNRAMAKRRDRRETEAATAAAAAATAEPRGSVIVSRPSDEPGSAASQPDTTQPETTPTLADSTTTAPLAGATAVSPLPGDADATGTERADNDSDAERPPSGPRPDQHTEPPSTGRPPSGEGASDADTERRIPGTSAEGPASGSRTGPADADAERRPSGTGSGPGPVAMGAAGMAVGAMGMSAMSGGSNSRHGADKFHDAGDPAHDTLGEIPHSAEDTPPSPIYDSLMGSSGGPSEDKWAGMAGRMPGNPGPTPRDPADDRSDMNPDEGRPSWLDEPARPGTTASDHSTGEDETRPRPFMGSDDAASERPGGSEEKAEPDFRKTPEDLQPRDAAEEESPSDPDVPEGERTSEPRPLDSANGFEEEAAPEDRGTPGSGTRETPMGGHSVPAQGGAPEPPSDDERQAYRTELEELRAEVDRLKGELAAVRRRLGVGGQV